From the genome of Methanothrix soehngenii GP6:
GGTATTCAATTCGGAGGAGCTCTTTTTTTTCCAGCAGCTCTTCTATTATATCCCAGCTATTTCCAGATTTTTCTAAAAATCTTCTCAAGGCAGCTTCTCTCATGGGGTGAACGGAGGCGATCGCCAGGATATCCTCTTTAGCTTCGCCGGTGAAGTCGAAGCTGTCTCCCTCATATCCGACCAGGAGCTCGACCCTCTTCAGCCTCTGGCTGAATATCTGATAAGCCAGGCACAGGTTCTCCGGGGAGGGCATCTGTACCCATGATTCTGTTGGAGGACGGATGGGAACGGAGATATAGGATACTTCAGGATCGATCCCCTCCAGGAACTCAGCTAGGGCCAGGAGGCTGGCATTACAATCGTTTATGCCGGCTAAGAGCATGCTCTCCGTGGCCAGGATGCCACTATATTCCCGGGCGAAATCTTTGATTCCCTGAAGGATCGTATCGAGCCTGAGACTGCGGTGGGGCCGGTCTATTCGCCGCCAGGCTTTATCCTCCAGAGAATCCACCTTGACCGACACCCAGTCCGCTTTGAATAGATCCTCTCGAACCTTTTCATCCCAGATCAGGGAGGCATTGCTGATCACCGCTATTTTTATGCCGAGTGTTTTGAGCATATCGATCTCTTCGCCCAGGTTGCTGTCCAACGTGGGCTCGCCGTCAGGAACAAAAGATAAGTAATCTATAGTCAGGCCTAGATCTCTTGCCTCTGCCACCTTCTGGGCCACCTGGTCGAAGATCTGCTGGGGTAGATAGTAGGAGCGGCGCTCTGCCGACATCTGCAGAGTCCTGCCCACCTGGCAGTAGGCGCAGGAATAGCTGCAGATCTTGGCAGGAATGTTGTTGATCCCCAGGGATCGTCCCAGCCTGCGGGAAGGCACAGGCCCAAAAGCTATCAATCTCTCCATCTCCCCATCTCCATTATCCTTAAAACTCGATTGAATCTCCCACCGCCAGAGGCTGGCAGCTTTCCCCCAGTATATCCTGTAGCCGGGAGAGGGCCTTCTGACCGGTGCAGTGACCCGGCCGGACAACTGCCGGGTCCAGGTCGAGCAGGGCGCGGGCGGTGGCATCTATGCGCTTATTGTCTGCACCCATGAGGTGGAATCCGCCTATCACCGCATACAGCCTTTCCTCTCCCGTTATCCTCTGGGCATATCTTATGGTGTTGATGATGCCGCTGTGGGCGCAGCCGCTGATCACAACCAGCCCCTTTCCAGGCAGATGTATGGCCAGTGATTGATCATCAGGCATGGCGTCGGGAGTATACTGGTCATTTTTCATGGTCCAGAATCCCTCAACCGTCTCCAAGGCCTCCATCCGGGGCACCTCTCCGGTGGTCATGACCCCTGGAGCCAGCGTTACCGGGCCCCGGCAGGGAAGCATTATCCCTCCAGCAGCCTCCAGCTGGTCCCGGGTGAAGGGGGCGCCTATGTACTTTAAAAAGGGCCGGACCTTC
Proteins encoded in this window:
- a CDS encoding radical SAM protein, coding for MERLIAFGPVPSRRLGRSLGINNIPAKICSYSCAYCQVGRTLQMSAERRSYYLPQQIFDQVAQKVAEARDLGLTIDYLSFVPDGEPTLDSNLGEEIDMLKTLGIKIAVISNASLIWDEKVREDLFKADWVSVKVDSLEDKAWRRIDRPHRSLRLDTILQGIKDFAREYSGILATESMLLAGINDCNASLLALAEFLEGIDPEVSYISVPIRPPTESWVQMPSPENLCLAYQIFSQRLKRVELLVGYEGDSFDFTGEAKEDILAIASVHPMREAALRRFLEKSGNSWDIIEELLEKKELLRIEYQGNSFYLRRPERQDKIGAE
- a CDS encoding MBL fold metallo-hydrolase, with amino-acid sequence MLQDLCLTIVVENSSSLENDHLQAQHGLSILLDLDMNLGSENMKLLWDTGATPEVMLHNLDALHIDPEEIDLICLSHGHYDHTGGLMGVLQRRRAPVPIVAHPDIFAPKLKVRPFLKYIGAPFTRDQLEAAGGIMLPCRGPVTLAPGVMTTGEVPRMEALETVEGFWTMKNDQYTPDAMPDDQSLAIHLPGKGLVVISGCAHSGIINTIRYAQRITGEERLYAVIGGFHLMGADNKRIDATARALLDLDPAVVRPGHCTGQKALSRLQDILGESCQPLAVGDSIEF